The region GCAGATTGCGCTGGGTCGCTTCGTGTTCCCACATGCGGACATTCATCGCAGGTGCGATCATCACCGGCTTGTCAGTCGCAAGGATCAGCGTTGTCGCCAGATCATCCGCGATCCCTGCGGCCATTTTCGCCATCAGATCGGCCGTCGCGGGGCAAACCACAACCAGATCAGCTTCGCGGCTGAGCTGGATATGCCCCATCTCGGCTTCGTTCTTGAGGTCCCAAAGCGTGGTGTGGACTTCGTTCTCGCTCAATGCAGCCAGCGCCATAGGCGTCACGAATTGCTGTCCGCCTTGCGTCAAAACGCAAGTGACATCGCCCCCGCCCTTGCGGATCAGACGAACAAGCTCGCATGACTTGTAGGCAGCGATACCGCCGCCCACCACGAGCAAAATCTTCGGTCCAGTGCCGCTCAAGAGTTCCCCCTGATTGCAGTCAGCAGCGAAAGACGCATAGTGACCAAAAGCTCCCTGTTTCGCATAAGCCGTTTCGAGCCTAGCCGCGCAGCAAAGCCCAGCCAACCCTTGCAGCAGAGTGATTAAGTTTTGCCTAGCGCTTTCCTAACAACCAGCTAACTAAAGCCAAACAGTTTCTGGGGAGAGACGACATGGCGTTGGTTTTACGGGCTTTGCTGTTTGTTGGTGGATTGTTCTTCGTGCTGATGGGGATCGGATTTCTGCTCGACCCGGTTGGCTCAGGCGCGGATTTCGGAATTGCGCCAAAAGGCGTGCTGGGATTCGCTTCCGTTCGTGCGGATATGACCGCGTTCTTCGTTGTGGCTGGCGGGTGCATGATCTGGGGCGCATGGGCCCGCAAAGGCGATCCATTGCTGGTATCGGCTGCTCTTATGGGCATCGCCATCTTCGGGCGGCTCTACACTTTGACAGTCGATGGCCCGCATGATGGCTGGTTTCTGCCCATCATCGTTGAATCGGTAACTGTGATCCTGGCCCTGTTGGGTAGCCGGATGCTGCCGCACACCGCTCTGGTACCTGACGAGGACGCTTAAGCAATCCAGCCAAGCATCGTCGCGCCGTAAAAAACGCCTGCTCCGGCGGCAGCTGCGGCGACATAGCCCAGCCAGCCGCGCCGCTTGGGCGCAGTCGGCCCGACGATCAGCTCGATTTCCGGGAGCGGGGGCGCTTCTGGCGCACCGCCCTTGGCGGGGAATTTCTCATCCACCCGGCGCAGCAAATCGGGCAGCTTGAGCAAGGTCGAGAAATTCTCTTTCACGGCGTCGGCCAGGGCCG is a window of Altererythrobacter rubellus DNA encoding:
- a CDS encoding DUF4345 family protein encodes the protein MALVLRALLFVGGLFFVLMGIGFLLDPVGSGADFGIAPKGVLGFASVRADMTAFFVVAGGCMIWGAWARKGDPLLVSAALMGIAIFGRLYTLTVDGPHDGWFLPIIVESVTVILALLGSRMLPHTALVPDEDA